Proteins from a single region of Primulina tabacum isolate GXHZ01 chromosome 5, ASM2559414v2, whole genome shotgun sequence:
- the LOC142544291 gene encoding uncharacterized protein LOC142544291: protein MPSYAKFLKEILSNKRKLVDFETVKLSKECSTILQNKLPPKAKDPGASINLMPYSCFEKLKIGEVKPTIISLQLANRSIKYPRGVVENVLVKVDKFIFPVDFVVLDMEEDREIPLILGRPFLATGRALIDVHKGELVLRLNDESVIFNVFQSIKYPNDTSDCFRIDATDEFVECGLQGLMCEDPLVVCLTHSCTQELGKSRAGRMYSLSGSRKTDFKNSKL from the exons ATGCCCTCCTATGCAAAATTTCTTAAGGAGATTCTATCAAACAAGAGGAAACTGGTGGATTTTGAGACAGTGAAGCTTTCAAAGGAATGTTCTacaattttacaaaataaattgCCTCCAAAAGCTAAGGACCCAG GTGCAAGCATTAACTTGATGCCATACTCATGCTTTGAGAAGCTGAAAATAGGTGAAGTGAAGCCAACTATAATTTCTCTACAATTGGCTAATAGATCAATTAAATATCCAAGGGGAGTTGTAGAGAATGTGTTGGTAAAAGTTGATAAGTTCATTTTTCCGGTTGATTTTGTTGTGTTAGACATGGAAGAGGATCGAGAGATTCCTCTTATTTTAGGGAGACCATTCTTAGCCACCGGAAGGGCCTTGATAGATGTGCATAAGGGTGAGCTAGTTTTAAGACTGAATGATGAGAGTGTGATATTCAATGTTTTTCAGTCCATCAAATATCCCAATGATACATCTGattgttttagaattgatgctACTGACGAGTTCGTTGAGTGTGGTTTGCAGGGATTAATGTGTGAGGATCCTTTGGTGGTTTGTTTGACCCATTCATGCACGCAAGAATTAGGGAAGTCAAGAGCTGGACGAATGTATTCATTATCTGGAAGCAGGAAGACCGATTTCAAAAACAGTAAACTCTAG